Part of the Haliotis asinina isolate JCU_RB_2024 chromosome 8, JCU_Hal_asi_v2, whole genome shotgun sequence genome is shown below.
GCCTTGATGAAGGAATGAAGACTTGGGGTGCGGAGGACGTGGAGTTCTCCCTGCGGGTTTGGATGTGTGGTGGCAATATGAAGATCCTGGAGTGTTCTCGTGTTGGTCATATCTTCAAGTCAGGACATCCATTTGCCGTGTCGTATGATGATCTTCTACACAATGAACAACGCATTGCAGAGATGTGGCTTGGGGAACACAAGAGGATTTTCTATGCAGTTCATGAAGGTAGAGTGTCCCGCTCCGCCGATATCGGTGATCTGTCTACAATCAGAGGAACTCAACGCAATCTAAACTGTAAACGTTTCACTTGGTACCTTGAAAACGTCCTTCCAGAACTTGAAGTTCCACCATTATCGTCTGTTAAATTCGGTAAAGCTGAAAATGCAGCAAGTTCTCTTTGTATCGGATTGGACAGTACTTTTCCAAATTCGTTTCATCTCATTCCGTGTTGGGGTTATGGGTCTAGTAACATAGCGCTCACGCAAAACGGATTTCTGAAGGTGAAGGACAAATGCATGGGGTCCGAGTACAGGTACATTGTGTTGAAGCCGTGCAGCATCGATGACATTAGTCAACAGTGGACCTTCACAGCCAATCATCAGCTGATGTGGCATGATGGGAAAAGTTGCATGATGCACGTGAGCGACCCCGATCCTGCGACCGGTCACCGTCAGACCATTATGTTGATGCCATGTGAAGTCAGGAAGGAGCATATAAAGTTTACACACTGGACGTTCACTTACAGCCTCTCGTTTCCTCACAATATCTAAAGCATAACATCACAAATATTGTTTCATTAGCATTAAATCTGTATATAAAATGTTTGACTGCTCTTGCTGCATCTCTGTTGTACACCTccgtgataatgctgaaatattgctaaaagtggcgtaaatctAAATTCACTCGCACACTTTTGCTTCATTTACACAAGGTAGACGGGTATGCTATGGTCGTTACTTGGGAATATTTGAAAGTCGGTTCGATTCAGTTGTTGGGTGTATTTGGCTCACAGCAGTGTAGTATAGGTCATCAGGATCTCCATCAAATTTCCACCTACCATTTTACGAAATCGCGCAATAAATCGGACAGATGTACAGATCTAGATTCGACCAAACGTTTCTTGCATTGTCGACGGCGTCAATCAATGTTCATATTAATGGACCCTCACTGGACACTGCTAAGAAAAGGTCCCCAAAGCCGATTGCTTGTTGTATCAGGcgaaagtgtgtgagtgagtggtatgggtttaatgctgctttaaACAATGCTCCATTGAGTTTATTGTGAGCTGAAAGGTGTTATATTGCACTGATACATCAACATAGATGCACCTGTGAGTACTTtgcattgtttgtttattctttATCGCCGCACTCAgataaatattccagctatatggtctgtaataatcgagcctggacctgacaatacagtgaccaacagcattagcatcgggGTTAaggtgacgtgtcaaccaagtctaaaagcctgaccaccccattccgttagtcgctcatacgacaagcattgcTTATTGAGGGCCATTTCTGACCCGTATCTTCATAGAAGGTGTGAGTTCCGGTGTGGATAATGCCGGATGTAAATGCTAGCCTACTGAACTGTCATGCCGTGGCTGTAAGATGGAAAGGCCACTCAGACACAGTACTCTCTCAGAAGCAACACGCCCACGCCCTATCTCGTCAATGCAAAAGGCCAGGCTTGGTAGCAACAAATAcacattttaacgtctttttCTTTACGGTTAGAGGCGGTAGGGGATCGAACCAATGACATTCCGTTCACTGGGCAGCCGCTCTCTCCACTCGACCAAAGATGAGATCTGAGAAACTTAGAGGTTCAGTGTTGTCAGTCATAGCCCAACAATATGGCATCATCTCGTAAAGGTTCAAGTTTTGAACCGGATAATCCGTGACTAAAAACAAGACCATGTACCCTTGCCTACCAGAAGGTAATGACCTCTCACAGCCTATAAAGCCCGTAGGACTGACTATGTTAATGTGTTACAGTTTCACATTGGGAATCCAGAGGGCTTGATCAGGTTTGGAACACACACGCTTCGGAAAGTGACCTTCGGATCCCTATGacacaaaaataacaaataaacattcTTGTTACCGACATATTTGGGTATATTGCCTGGCTTTGTTCAACGTGGATGGTGAAAGAACATTGTGTTCTTCAAATTGAAGTCCGGCGAGCATTTCTTGACGGACATTCCAAAACCAAATCAAGTACACTGAATTATGACTTGAGAAAGGTCCATTATCTCTGGAGTATGGAAAGTGAACAGTAACAAGGCATGTTTGTATACGTGTGTATAATCAGTTCTCTCACGAAACTGGAATGTGAATGAATTTGTAGAAGAAGTCGTGATGAGACCAACCCTGGCCCACGAAGCCGGCGTGGCAGGTCCCTGCTGTTACAAGTGGTCGCCATGTTTGCTCTGCTTGAGCCGGATTTGAGGGTTGTTCTCATGAGTCTTGCATTTCTTTTCGCCGGTTAATGGTTTACCAATACATAGTTATGTAATTTTATCCAAAGATGAGAAAATGATGAAGCAGAAAATGTGCAGAGTGACGTCCAAGTGTCTTGGGGTTCCGAAGACAGTGAGAAAAATAATAGCATTTAGCGTTAACCGCTAAATTGTGTTATTGATGGCGTGGCTATACCACGTGCCtttgtttataaatattaccttggCTCGCGCAGCTGCAAACATTACGTCaaatcatgacgtcatcagttgTTACGTCATCACAACACGCGACAGATAACGGTGCTTCACTTCTCGCGTCTCCGCCGAACACTACTTACCGTCGCTCACTACCATATTAACATCGATAAGCAGGTTAACGTCGCCAATCTGTAATGGGACCAAAAAGAAGAGCAGCATTACAGCACAGGCTAGTCCCGGCACCTGCAGCTGGAAAGAAACGCAGATCAACAAGGGGTAGCAGTACCATCAGCACATCAAGTCCGCCGGTGGATATTCAAGGGACGACCTTGGGGACGACCTTCGATCCTCCTAGGAACGCTCCAATGCAAGGTAGGTTTAGCTTAGCTTCAGAATTGCATCAGGGAATGAACAATCCCATTCAGATAGACCCAAACTTATTATTAGCTACACCGTCCCTAACACCCGCGCCGGTTACCCAATCCACGGCAGCGCAGCCGGCGGCAGACGCGCACCCCAGTAGTCAGCAGGCGGTAGATGCACGCACAGGGTTTAATCCGGATTTAGATGCATGCACAGTTCCTTCTGCATCAAGCATTCAGGCCACGATACAATGGCTTTCTAATCTAGCTTCGGGTGGGGGATCTTCACAGCGAAGCCTCCCCACGTACAGGCAGGTACCCGATGCCACTGCGGTTAATGCGGGTTTGCCTCAGCTTTCCTACAAAACGGACCACATCGGTGCTCATGTGAAAGATTCGGTCAGGCAAAAAATATGGAACGGCGAGTTCGTAGACTTCCAAACACTCCTCCCTTCTCAAAACGTTGCGCAGGATGGCGATGTACCGTTACAAATGGTTTTTAACCAGGCAGGTCAGGTCATGTTTAAACCGGCAAGTAAACAATCTTCTAAACCCCTCAGTATTGCCTCCTGGACTACGGCCTTCCATATTTTTATGAGTATTTACCTGCAAAAACACCCAGGTGCAGTTCAAGAACTGTTAGGATACGTTGACGCAGTTCGGGGCGCCGCACACAAGTACGGTAATGACTCGTGGTACACCTATGATTATTATTTCCGCCATAAAATGGCTAGAGATCCCACGCGTTCCTGGGGAGCCATCGACGGCGATCTGTGGCTCCGTTACATGGTTCACGGTAGGCAGTCCTACAATCTCACAGACACTAAGTCCAGCACTGCTGGTTCCGTCACTGCTGTCACTGATAAGCAAGTCTGCTGGGATTTCAATTTTTCCCAATGTTCAAGATTATCTTGCAAGTACCCCCACAAATGTTCCAAATGCAAAAGTTCAAACCATAGTGCCCGTCAGTGCAATTCTTTTCGtagcaaaccaacaaacaatgcaCAAGTGCAACTCCGAAACAGGGCCAGCTTACCCCCATCTCCCGATGTCGTTAGCTCCGGTACCCATAAAATATAACACACTGATTCCATGGATCGATGCGTACTATGCAGTGTGCTCAAAAGATGCCGATCTATTACGGGTAGGTTTTACCTCAGGTTTTAATTTACAGTTCACTGGTTCGTTCACTCCTAACAACGCTCCCAACCTTAGATCAGCAAGGCAGTTTCCTCAAATTGTCAACACCAagctacaaaaagaaatctctcTTGGTCGTATCGCCGGGCCTTTCCCCTCATGCCCGATTCAAAACCTCAAGGTTTCTCCCGTTGGTTTAGTCAAAAAGAAATCAGACACATCAAGTGTCACCACAATCGCGGATAACTACCGTCTTATACACCACCTCTCCCATCCCCGGGGATCGTCCGTAAACGATGGAATTTCCGCGGAATTTTGCTCCGTTCAGTACTCACGATTCGATGAGGCGGTTAGTTTAGTGCAGCAATTAGGCAAGGGAGCTCAGTTAGCAAAATTTGATGTTAAGTCAGCCTTCCGTTTACTACCAGTCCGTCCGGAAGATTTCCACCTGTTAGGTATGTATTTTGAAGGAAATTACTATTTTGACAAATGTCTCCCTTTCGGTTGTTCGATATCATGCGCtctttttgaaacatttagcCGTTTCTTGCAGTGGTGCataaccaaacacacacacagtgcaTCCATCATGCATTACCTAGACGATTTCCTGGTGGGAGGTCGCGCCCAATCAGGCAAATGTAAATACCTGTTAGATTCAAGCATTCAGCTTTTTCGACATTTCGGTATTCCCATAGCCCAGGAAAAAACAGTTCAACCAACCACGACCATCAAATTCCTAGGCATAACCATAGACACTATCTCTATGGAGATTAGGATACCACCTGAAAAAATCAATCACTTGTGTCAAGAAATTGTCGCCTTACTGCAGTCACAAAAGCGCAAACTAAAAGTTCACCAGTTACAATCTTTGTTAGGCAAGCTGTATTTTGTGTGTCGCGCAGTTAGGTGCGGGAGGGCTTTTTGTAGACGCTTGACTGATGCCCTTTGCGGAAACGTCTACCCCTATCATAGGATAAGACTCACTAACGGTATGAAACAGGACCTGCAAGTATGGTTACAGTTCCTGCAGCATTACAATGGCGTATCCGTTTTTCATGATTCTATTTGGCTGTCTGGTC
Proteins encoded:
- the LOC137294377 gene encoding uncharacterized protein, producing the protein MTRGTPMIIISAIKWLEIPRVPGEPSTAICGSVTWFTVGSPTISQTLSPALLVPSLLSLISKSAGISIFPNVQDYLASTPTNVPNAKVQTIVPVSAILFVANQQTMHKCNSETGPAYPHLPMSLAPVPIKYNTLIPWIDAYYAVCSKDADLLRVGFTSGFNLQFTGSFTPNNAPNLRSARQFPQIVNTKLQKEISLGRIAGPFPSCPIQNLKVSPVGLVKKKSDTSSVTTIADNYRLIHHLSHPRGSSVNDGISAEFCSVQYSRFDEAVSLVQQLGKGAQLAKFDVKSAFRLLPVRPEDFHLLGMYFEGNYYFDKCLPFGCSISCALFETFSRFLQWCITKHTHSASIMHYLDDFLVGGRAQSGKCKYLLDSSIQLFRHFGIPIAQEKTVQPTTTIKFLGITIDTISMEIRIPPEKINHLCQEIVALLQSQKRKLKVHQLQSLLGKLYFVCRAVRCGRAFCRRLTDALCGNVYPYHRIRLTNGMKQDLQVWLQFLQHYNGVSVFHDSIWLSGQHLRLFTDASSTHGFGAYFQGSWTCASWPQAWIQKGYTKDMTLLELFPIVVALKLWGNCLSNKKVMFTCDNQAVVHIINKQSSKNKRVMALVRCLVLLSLQHNIIFHAKYISTHENAIADALSRFQWHRFHQMAPDADPTQTSLPRGIWEIV
- the LOC137294375 gene encoding polypeptide N-acetylgalactosaminyltransferase 3-like, which translates into the protein MHNEPWSTLLRTVHSVINNSPSHLLHEVIIIDDKSDLPFLGKPMTFYLRRFPKVSLIRSTQRLGTMKSRNMGAKVAQGEVLVYLDSHTEVNIGWLEPIVWEIYKNRQTVIQPAIDTIDAMTLEYRKYMENMRGEFKWSLGFTFAPIPPRTLLSRTSTDPIITPAIVGCCFAVDRKYYLDLGGLDEGMKTWGAEDVEFSLRVWMCGGNMKILECSRVGHIFKSGHPFAVSYDDLLHNEQRIAEMWLGEHKRIFYAVHEGRVSRSADIGDLSTIRGTQRNLNCKRFTWYLENVLPELEVPPLSSVKFGKAENAASSLCIGLDSTFPNSFHLIPCWGYGSSNIALTQNGFLKVKDKCMGSEYRYIVLKPCSIDDISQQWTFTANHQLMWHDGKSCMMHVSDPDPATGHRQTIMLMPCEVRKEHIKFTHWTFTYSLSFPHNI